Genomic DNA from Prunus persica cultivar Lovell chromosome G1, Prunus_persica_NCBIv2, whole genome shotgun sequence:
CCCATGTGGCAGGTTTTGACCGGCAGAAAAGATGGAAGAGTCTCACTTGCCTCAGAGGCTTCAAGGGACTTGCCCTCCGGAAATGCAAACTTCACCACCCTCCAACAGCAATTTGCTGGTCTTGGCCTAAACATCATAGATCTTGTCGCCTTatcaggtatatatatatatagatataagTTATATAACAAGCTAGACAGATATAAGAATCTGAATTCCGCTTTCAAAAATGGTTTAAACTAACTGATCAGACTGTGTGACAAAAGaaagttaatttcaaaattttgtagGGGCACATACAATTGGAGTGGCACATTGCGCTGTATTTCAAAGGAGACTGAATGCGACAGGCAAAGGTGACGCCGACCCTTCACTTGATCCAGAATACGCACAGTTCTTGAGAACGCAATGCACCACCCCGCCTAACCCGGCGGTCGCAGTGGCATTGGACGCCAACAGCTCAGTTTCCTTTGACAGCCATTACTTTGCGGGTTTGAGGCACAACAAAGGGCTCTTGAGATCAGATGCAGCCCTACTCACTGACCCACGTTCGGCTAGAGTTGTAAAAAGCTTTCAAGGGTTCCACGTTTTCATGGCTAACTTTGGGCTTTCAATGAAGAAAATGGGTGCCATTGGTGTCAAAAAAGGTGCCCGGGATGATGGAGAGATTAGGAAGAA
This window encodes:
- the LOC18790974 gene encoding peroxidase 24, translated to MRLVNLNVVFLSLLVLIEVVSVCNGRVLSPAFYRKSCPQIGRIVRSITWSKVAANPTLAAKLLRLHYHDCFVRGCDASILIDSTSGNTAEKDAIPNRSIGGYDVIDEIKTKLEEECLDIVSCADIVALAARDAVSYQFGRPMWQVLTGRKDGRVSLASEASRDLPSGNANFTTLQQQFAGLGLNIIDLVALSGAHTIGVAHCAVFQRRLNATGKGDADPSLDPEYAQFLRTQCTTPPNPAVAVALDANSSVSFDSHYFAGLRHNKGLLRSDAALLTDPRSARVVKSFQGFHVFMANFGLSMKKMGAIGVKKGARDDGEIRKNCRVVNAAN